Below is a window of Fimbriimonadia bacterium DNA.
ATTCCCGACGAAAGCATTCGGCAACACGAAGTTGACTGTGGTGTCGAAGATGCGATCGGGGCCGATCTGAATAACGCCAGAGAACGTATCGTAGGCGTCTTCGCTGAGGGACCCATCCAGCACATAGCAATTCCAAGTGACCGTAAAGTCGGCTGCCCGCGCGGCGAAAGGCAGACACAGGGCCACCGCCGCCAAGGCGGCGATCAAGTACCTTCTCATCCAGGTTCTCCTTCAAACACCGACACCTCAACTGGTGTCAGGTTCAATCAAAGCCAAGAAACAACATCCGTGGGCCAACCACCCGTGAGCGGCGGCCTCGTCTCCGTCGCCCTCTATTCTCCAACACTTTTCTCCCGATGTCAAGGGCAACGGGCCGAAAAGATCGAAGAAACTCTGGACTCCCGGATAGATCGCTAGGTGTGCAGGGTCGTCGGTTCGGCCGGAGACCTACATCGAGCGCGCAAGGAACCGTTCCAGCATGGTGAAGATGTGCTCACGCATGCCTTCGATGCCGTGCTTCTTCCCCGGATAGAACATCGTCTCGAACTGCTTGCCGGCCTTCTGCAGCGCCTCGACCAGACGGACCGAGTTCTGAAAGTGCACGTTGTCGTCCGCCATCCCGTGCACTATAAGCATCGCGCCCTGCAGCTTATCCGCGTGAGCCTCCGGCCCGCTACGTGCATAGCCTTCGGGGTTCTGCGCAGGCGTCCGCATGAACTTCTCCGTGTACACGCTGTCGTACAACTCCCAGTGCGTCACCGAAGCCACGCACATGCACGCTGCGAAAACGTCTCCTCCCAACAGCGCACTCAAAGACGAGAGGTAGCCGCCATAGCTCCAGCCCCAGATGGCGATTCGCTTCGGGTCTACGAAGCCCAATGAGGCGAGGTACTTCGCCCCTTCGATCTGATCGTGCGCCTCCCAGCGCCCCAGGTCCATGTACGTGCACTTCGCGAACTCGGACCCTCGCCCACCGGAGCCGCGCCCGTCGCACAGGAAGCACACGTATCCCCTTTGCGCCAGGTACTGGCACAACCAGTCGCCCGTCCACTGATCCGTGCACACCTGCGAGCGCGGCCCGCCGTAGGTCGAGATGAGGGCAGGATACGTTCTGTCCTCTCGAAAGCCCTTGGGTAGCAGAATACGACCGTTGAGCTTCACCCCGTCGCTGGTCCGAAAGGACACGAACTCCCACTCCTGCAACCGGTAGCCTCTCAGCGTTTCGATGCGCGGCTCCACGAGCCTCGCGAGTTCCCGACCCCACGCGCTCCGGACCGTAACCGAGTGCGGGCTGTTGATGGTGCTGTGCATCAGCAGATAGGTTCGCGAGTCATCGGAGAACGAGACGGTGTTCCACCCATCCTCCTTGGTCAGTCGCTTGGCCTTGCCGCCGCTCAGCGGAACCGAGAAGAGGTTCATGTGCATTGGCGAGGGCGACTGAGCGGTGAAGTACACCAGGCCCTCGTCCTCATCCACTGCCTCTACTTTGGCTACGTCGAATTTGCCCTGCGTGATGGGCTGCCGACCACCATCTCGTAGGCTACAGAGCGAAACTTGCCTCCAGCCGGTCTCCTCTCCGATCCAGAGAAAGTGCTCGTTATCGCGCAGGAAGCGTAACTTGCCGGGGCTGTCGACCCATCGGTCATCGGCAGCGCTGAAGGCCACGCGACACCGTCCCGTCTTCGGGTTGCAGACCAGTACGTCGATTCGGTTCTGCAGCCGTGGCATGCGCTGTACGACGAGCTTCCCATCCTCAGTCCACTGCATATGGATCAGATAGCCGTCTTCTTCGTGCTCGGTGTCCATCCACCGCACCGACCCACCCTTCGCCGGGATCACTCCGATGCGAACGACCGGGTTCGGGTCGCCTGCCTTCGGATATCGCATGCGCTCGTGCTTAGGGTGCTTCGGGGTGAAGTCCGTGAACTGAAACTCTGGCACCTTCCGTTCGTCAACCAAGAAGAAGGCGATCCACTTCCCATCGGGCGAGTAGCTCCAACCATCCACCTGCCCCAGCTCCTCCTCGTACACCCATCCGAAGCGACCCACGTACACTGAGGGTTTGGCGAGTTCGGTCAGCCGTGTCTCTTCACCGGTTGCCAGGTCCACCGACCACAGATCGTCGCCGCGCACAAATCCCACGCTCTTGCCGTCCGGCGAGAACTTACCGTTCCGCTGTGGCTTGCCCATAGCGCACAGGCGTCGAAGCGTCTGGCTCGAGGGCTCGTACAGGTAGTACACCCCGGGCATTGAGATGCGCGCGGGACCCTGCGAACACAGGAGCAGCAGCCTTTCGTCCGGCGACCACACAAAGTTGTCAATGCCCATCTGCCGCTTCGGCCGCACGCGCACCTTCTGCACGTCAATCAGCGGCTCGCGCTTGCCGTTCCCAGTGTCCAACTGCCACAGCGTGGTGCAGTCCCGCCCAGGCGCCGTGTGGATATAGCAAAGGGTTTTTCCATCCTTCATCCAGTGCGGATGCGTTGGGAGCGGGTGCTTGAACAGGTCCTTGGTGAAGCAGTCGTGGAGGGTGAAGCGTTTCGTTGAGCCGGTCATCGAGAGAGTGTTCCGCAAAATCCGCTCTGCTCCTTCCGCGTTGGGCCGAAGGGAGGAATCCTCATCCCGTCGAATCTGTGCTGTACCTTCACGAGGCGGTGTGCTATGGCAGAACCGATTCGACGCTCTGACGTGGCGGAGAAGGACATCGAGGCCGGCATCTACTGGCTGATCGGCAGTCTGGTGGTCGCTCTCCTCGGATTCCTGTTCGGTCGGTACGGCGGCGGAGGTCCCGTGTCGACGGTGGGTTGGATCATCCTGGCTGTCACGCCGATCGGACTCATCGTCTCCGGCACGAAGTTCTATGCGGCGAAGAACGTGCCCGGGGTCCCAGTGTTGTGCCCCTATTGCCACTCGAAGACCTATTTCTTAGCCCCGCCGGCTGGCGACTTCACGTGTGATAACTGCCATCGCCGGGTCGCCGTGGAGGACGGGAAGCCGTTGCGGGTGATAGAGGT
It encodes the following:
- a CDS encoding DPP IV N-terminal domain-containing protein, translating into MTGSTKRFTLHDCFTKDLFKHPLPTHPHWMKDGKTLCYIHTAPGRDCTTLWQLDTGNGKREPLIDVQKVRVRPKRQMGIDNFVWSPDERLLLLCSQGPARISMPGVYYLYEPSSQTLRRLCAMGKPQRNGKFSPDGKSVGFVRGDDLWSVDLATGEETRLTELAKPSVYVGRFGWVYEEELGQVDGWSYSPDGKWIAFFLVDERKVPEFQFTDFTPKHPKHERMRYPKAGDPNPVVRIGVIPAKGGSVRWMDTEHEEDGYLIHMQWTEDGKLVVQRMPRLQNRIDVLVCNPKTGRCRVAFSAADDRWVDSPGKLRFLRDNEHFLWIGEETGWRQVSLCSLRDGGRQPITQGKFDVAKVEAVDEDEGLVYFTAQSPSPMHMNLFSVPLSGGKAKRLTKEDGWNTVSFSDDSRTYLLMHSTINSPHSVTVRSAWGRELARLVEPRIETLRGYRLQEWEFVSFRTSDGVKLNGRILLPKGFREDRTYPALISTYGGPRSQVCTDQWTGDWLCQYLAQRGYVCFLCDGRGSGGRGSEFAKCTYMDLGRWEAHDQIEGAKYLASLGFVDPKRIAIWGWSYGGYLSSLSALLGGDVFAACMCVASVTHWELYDSVYTEKFMRTPAQNPEGYARSGPEAHADKLQGAMLIVHGMADDNVHFQNSVRLVEALQKAGKQFETMFYPGKKHGIEGMREHIFTMLERFLARSM